One genomic window of Cannabis sativa cultivar Pink pepper isolate KNU-18-1 chromosome 2, ASM2916894v1, whole genome shotgun sequence includes the following:
- the LOC115720824 gene encoding CEN-like protein 2: MARMSDNPLIIGRVIGDVVDVFSPTLKFTVTYNSNKRVYNGHELFPSTITIKPKVEVHGGDMRSFFTLVMTDPDVPGPSDPYLREHLHWIVTDIPGTTDVSFGEEIVSYEMPRPNIGIHRFVFLMFKQKRRQTVVMPPSSRERFNTRLFATQNDLGPPVAALFFNAQRETACRKR, from the exons atggcAAGAATGTCAGATAATCCTCTTATTATTGGAAGAGTGATAGGAGATGTGGTTGATGTTTTCTCTCCAACCCTAAAATTTACAGTGACTTACAACTCAAACAAGAGAGTCTACAATGGCCATGAGTTGTTTCCTTCCACAATTACTATTAAGCCAAAAGTTGAGGTTCATGGTGGTGACATGAGATCCTTTTTCACActg gtGATGACTGATCCTGATGTTCCTGGCCCTAGTGATCCTTATTTGAGGGAGCATTTACACTG GATAGTGACAgacattccaggaacaactgaTGTGTCATTTG gaGAAGAGATAGTGAGCTATGAAATGCCACGACCAAACATAGGAATACATAGGTTTGTGTTCTTAATGTTTAAACAGAAGAGAAGACAAACAGTGGTAATGCCACCTTCATCGAGAGAGCGTTTCAACACGCGCCTCTTTGCTACCCAAAATGACCTTGGTCCTCCTGTTGCTGCTCTTTTCTTCAACGCTCAAAGAGAAACTGCATGCAGAAAACgataa